The proteins below are encoded in one region of Corynebacterium sphenisci DSM 44792:
- the pstS gene encoding phosphate ABC transporter substrate-binding protein PstS translates to MIHRPTRLAALGLAAAAGLALTACSEGGGTGADQVEGLADVSGELQGEGATSQQRAMDQFASLFEVAAPGSTLSYNATGSGSGQSRFIDGQVAFAGSDSPLKDEQVAAAKERCGGNDALHLPMVIGPVAVAYNLEGVDLTLTPSLIARIFDGKITSWDDPAIAEVNEGVALPAEGIKVVYRSEESGTSDNFMKFLSAAAPEDWRLEHSKSFPSATGSGASGSAGVADEVSQVPGAITYVESGFAKDKGLGIAAIDFGAGPVELTPETVNTALSNLEYSGEGANMVVDAEKLFAMTESGAYPLVLTTYEIVCSAGYDEQTRDLLKNFLHVVLETGQDEELAELGYIPVEGEFKDKLAAAVDSIN, encoded by the coding sequence GTGATCCACCGCCCCACCCGCCTCGCCGCCCTCGGCCTCGCCGCCGCCGCCGGCCTCGCCCTCACCGCCTGCTCCGAGGGCGGCGGCACCGGCGCTGACCAGGTCGAGGGCCTGGCCGACGTCAGCGGCGAGCTGCAGGGCGAGGGCGCCACCTCGCAGCAGCGCGCCATGGACCAGTTCGCCTCGCTGTTCGAGGTCGCCGCCCCCGGCTCCACCCTGTCCTACAACGCCACCGGCTCCGGCTCCGGGCAGTCCCGGTTCATCGACGGCCAGGTCGCCTTCGCCGGCTCCGACTCCCCGCTGAAGGATGAGCAGGTGGCCGCCGCGAAGGAGCGCTGCGGCGGCAACGACGCCCTGCACCTGCCGATGGTGATCGGCCCGGTGGCGGTGGCCTACAACCTCGAGGGCGTGGACCTGACCCTGACCCCCTCGCTCATCGCCCGGATCTTCGACGGGAAGATCACCTCCTGGGACGACCCGGCGATCGCCGAGGTCAACGAGGGCGTGGCGCTGCCCGCCGAGGGGATCAAGGTGGTGTACCGCTCCGAGGAGTCCGGCACCTCCGACAACTTCATGAAGTTCCTCTCCGCCGCCGCCCCGGAGGACTGGCGCCTCGAGCACTCCAAGTCCTTCCCCTCGGCCACCGGCTCCGGGGCCAGCGGCTCGGCCGGGGTGGCCGACGAGGTCTCCCAGGTGCCGGGCGCCATCACCTACGTCGAGTCCGGCTTCGCCAAGGACAAGGGCCTGGGCATCGCCGCCATCGACTTCGGCGCCGGCCCGGTGGAGCTCACCCCGGAGACGGTGAACACCGCCCTGTCCAACCTGGAGTACTCCGGGGAGGGCGCGAACATGGTGGTCGACGCGGAGAAGCTGTTCGCGATGACCGAGTCCGGCGCCTACCCGCTGGTGCTCACCACCTACGAGATCGTCTGCTCCGCCGGCTACGACGAGCAGACCCGGGACCTGCTGAAGAACTTCCTGCACGTGGTGCTGGAGACCGGCCAGGACGAGGAGCTCGCCGAGCTGGGCTACATCCCGGTGGAGGGCGAGTTCAAGGACAAGCTCGCCGCCGCCGTCGACTCCATCAACTAG